One Roseimaritima multifibrata DNA window includes the following coding sequences:
- a CDS encoding transposase produces MANRKPSGRPPQAQHADKSRSSQHDKRNRLARRNDQRRRTTAANVPLHGNLASLTDSISERLDARIVFRLPIVIAGMILASGSRTAASWFLAAGVKDDWDRFYDLLASVGRGAATLMLPLIRVIFKRFDPGEDGYWTLALDDSPTKRYGRHVEAANIHHNPTPGPGDGDWLYGHNWVCLAMVLTHPVFGVIALPLLSRLYVRKVDIEAVKARYQWGFRTKHQLALDLCLQVFQRLRSLGSLARFVVVFDGAYSPSNICT; encoded by the coding sequence ATGGCTAATCGTAAACCCAGCGGTCGACCGCCACAAGCTCAACATGCCGACAAGTCCAGGTCCTCTCAGCACGACAAGCGAAATCGGCTGGCCCGGCGAAATGATCAGCGAAGACGAACGACCGCAGCTAACGTGCCTTTGCATGGTAACCTCGCCAGCTTGACCGATTCGATCAGCGAGAGACTTGATGCTCGAATTGTCTTTCGGTTGCCCATTGTGATCGCCGGAATGATTCTCGCCAGTGGCAGCCGGACGGCCGCAAGCTGGTTTCTCGCCGCTGGTGTGAAAGACGACTGGGACCGTTTCTATGATCTGCTCGCCTCGGTTGGCAGAGGTGCCGCGACCTTGATGCTGCCGCTGATCCGCGTGATCTTCAAGCGATTCGATCCCGGCGAAGACGGCTATTGGACATTGGCCTTGGATGATTCGCCGACCAAGCGTTACGGACGGCACGTCGAAGCGGCCAACATTCACCACAACCCGACGCCCGGTCCGGGTGATGGTGATTGGCTCTACGGTCATAACTGGGTCTGCTTGGCGATGGTCCTTACGCATCCGGTCTTTGGCGTGATCGCCTTGCCGCTGCTGTCGCGGCTGTACGTTCGCAAGGTAGACATCGAAGCTGTCAAAGCCCGTTATCAATGGGGATTTCGTACCAAGCACCAGCTCGCATTGGACCTTTGCTTACAGGTATTTCAAAGGCTTCGGTCGCTCGGTTCGCTGGCTCGGTTCGTCGTTGTCTTTGACGGCGCTTATTCGCCTTCCAACATCTGCACCTGA
- a CDS encoding Eco57I restriction-modification methylase domain-containing protein, with product MGFNLQVATGKSIAIKPVKSHGAPATIDLDELLETAGKDRGKWLKENADQKVGTADAKLLKAATNIEELLTALDKKIAKKVTPRVVPAGAIVLQPSDERRRSGSHYTPRSLTEPIVRTTLEPILKQLCDPTADLPTVWEPTKEDRKKKFTQGEIDIRIRASKRKIKHAQAAREIGTPHPSQILDLKICDPAMGSGAFLVEACRQLGDHLIKAWYAHSSGEGSVESGEEKNSPTHSPPTTRYPPLIPPDEDEVLYARRLIAQRCLYGVDKNVMAVDLAKLSLWLVTLAKDHAFTFLDHALRHGDSLVGLTREQIIGFHWEVKKQKKFGEDLIQRRLDRATEARAKILNAREDVPYRDQAARMASSDEALDLIRLVGDACVSGFFASQKKKEREEEVERLFGLASSYLSSISNKSSNQTLTTHHQSLTTPVDFESRRVLGQAAARLRAGSHPIPAFHWEIEFPEVFARENGGFDAFVGNPPFLGGSKISGAVGKPFLDWIMAMTPESHGNGDLVAYFFRQCFSKIRSAGTSGLIASNTIAQGDTRQTGLAYICEHGGTIYNAIRRMRWPGEAAVVVSQVFFAKHLPTSDPVLDGKPVEKITAFLFTSGGNKNPHTLNTSCGLCFKGVDINGMGFTFDDDDSKGVATPIAVLEQLRSESQSKVSIVSPFIGGQELNNDPRHRPSRYVINFGNRPLEECFSKWPELVEIATEKVKPERMKKSEKKLRAFWWKFGRRRDEMFESISGLERLIVTAETSPHHSFAFLPGNYVYAQSLRVFAFDTLGLFAVLQSRCHEMWARCFGSSMKDDLRYTPTDCFETYPLPSTDSIQGVERIGNDYCEFRSTLMLDQKEGLTSIYNRFHDPHEQSEGILELRRLHGLMDGAVLRAYGWDDLAESARCEFLLDYEEEEDDADAGPPAAKKKSKKKKPWRFRWPDEFRDEVLARLLELNEQRHKEEQLLGKQKEEEKKESKEDKKKSKKPQRTEATPLFDELDRDEAVVLMIVRYFGLITRRAVDEAFIAMRSPKLRKSRLGVDDPPKTIPRTDAGRDALIGGLIDKKYLEKHPSTAQQVLKIGSVQPPLGDLSAADQTALEETKAIFERAIEDGNDLATVNEGVTDARPGLVSSA from the coding sequence ATGGGATTCAACTTGCAGGTTGCCACCGGCAAGTCGATCGCGATCAAGCCAGTCAAGTCGCATGGAGCACCAGCGACGATTGATCTGGACGAGTTGTTGGAAACAGCGGGCAAAGACCGAGGCAAGTGGCTAAAGGAAAACGCAGATCAGAAAGTCGGTACGGCCGATGCCAAACTGCTCAAGGCCGCGACCAACATCGAAGAACTGCTCACCGCACTCGACAAGAAGATCGCTAAGAAAGTCACGCCGCGAGTCGTCCCAGCCGGTGCCATAGTGCTTCAGCCCTCCGACGAGCGCCGCCGCAGTGGATCGCACTACACCCCTCGTTCCCTGACCGAGCCGATCGTCCGCACCACACTCGAGCCGATCCTCAAACAGCTCTGCGACCCCACGGCCGACCTCCCCACGGTCTGGGAACCAACCAAAGAAGACCGCAAGAAGAAATTTACCCAGGGTGAAATCGACATACGAATCCGCGCCTCCAAACGGAAGATCAAGCACGCCCAGGCAGCCCGCGAAATAGGCACACCTCACCCGTCCCAAATCCTCGATCTAAAAATCTGCGACCCGGCGATGGGCAGCGGAGCCTTTCTGGTGGAAGCGTGCCGCCAGTTGGGCGATCATTTAATCAAAGCGTGGTACGCGCATTCGAGTGGCGAGGGGAGTGTGGAGAGTGGCGAGGAAAAAAATTCGCCGACTCACTCTCCACCCACCACTCGCTACCCACCACTCATCCCCCCCGATGAAGACGAAGTGCTTTACGCCCGCCGTCTGATCGCCCAGCGATGTCTCTACGGAGTGGACAAGAATGTGATGGCGGTCGATCTGGCCAAACTCTCGTTATGGCTGGTGACGCTGGCCAAAGACCACGCCTTCACGTTTCTAGACCATGCCCTGCGTCACGGCGATTCGCTGGTGGGTCTGACGCGCGAGCAAATCATTGGCTTCCATTGGGAAGTTAAAAAGCAGAAGAAGTTTGGCGAAGACCTGATTCAGCGTCGTCTGGATCGAGCGACCGAAGCGCGAGCCAAAATCCTCAACGCCCGCGAAGATGTGCCGTATCGCGATCAGGCAGCGAGGATGGCCAGTAGCGATGAGGCACTGGACCTGATCCGTCTGGTGGGCGATGCATGTGTGAGCGGTTTCTTTGCGAGTCAGAAAAAGAAGGAGCGTGAAGAGGAAGTCGAACGCCTGTTCGGGCTCGCCAGTTCGTATCTTTCCAGCATCAGCAATAAGTCATCCAACCAGACACTCACCACTCACCACCAATCACTCACCACTCCCGTAGATTTCGAGTCGCGTCGCGTTTTGGGCCAGGCCGCCGCGCGGCTGCGCGCAGGCTCGCACCCCATCCCTGCGTTTCATTGGGAGATTGAGTTTCCTGAAGTGTTTGCGAGGGAGAATGGCGGGTTCGATGCGTTTGTGGGGAATCCGCCGTTCTTGGGAGGAAGCAAGATAAGCGGCGCAGTTGGAAAACCGTTTCTTGACTGGATCATGGCCATGACGCCAGAGTCACACGGCAACGGTGACTTGGTTGCTTATTTCTTTCGACAGTGTTTTAGCAAGATTCGCAGCGCTGGGACTTCGGGACTTATTGCGTCTAACACGATTGCCCAAGGAGACACTCGCCAAACTGGGCTCGCGTACATCTGCGAACATGGTGGAACAATTTACAACGCTATTCGCAGAATGCGATGGCCGGGGGAGGCTGCCGTCGTTGTGAGTCAGGTGTTTTTTGCCAAACATCTGCCCACCAGTGATCCTGTGCTCGACGGAAAGCCCGTTGAAAAAATCACGGCTTTTCTTTTCACATCAGGGGGCAACAAAAACCCACACACACTTAACACGTCCTGTGGGCTGTGTTTCAAAGGCGTTGACATCAACGGAATGGGTTTCACATTCGATGACGACGATTCAAAAGGTGTAGCCACGCCAATTGCTGTACTTGAACAACTGCGAAGTGAGTCGCAATCGAAGGTTAGCATAGTCTCGCCTTTTATCGGAGGCCAAGAACTTAACAACGACCCACGTCATCGACCCTCACGATACGTAATCAACTTTGGGAACAGGCCACTTGAAGAATGTTTCTCGAAATGGCCGGAATTGGTCGAGATTGCGACTGAGAAGGTAAAACCTGAACGCATGAAGAAGAGTGAGAAGAAGCTCCGCGCCTTTTGGTGGAAGTTCGGGCGCAGACGAGACGAGATGTTTGAATCAATTTCTGGTCTCGAACGTCTAATCGTCACGGCTGAGACGAGTCCACATCATTCATTTGCCTTCTTGCCAGGCAACTATGTTTACGCGCAATCACTTCGCGTTTTTGCGTTTGATACGCTGGGACTGTTCGCCGTCTTGCAATCGCGATGCCACGAAATGTGGGCGCGTTGTTTTGGATCATCAATGAAAGACGACCTGCGGTATACGCCAACTGATTGTTTCGAGACGTATCCACTTCCGTCAACTGATTCGATCCAAGGAGTTGAACGAATCGGAAATGACTATTGCGAATTTCGATCGACACTGATGTTAGACCAAAAGGAGGGGCTAACCTCTATTTACAACCGGTTTCATGATCCGCATGAGCAATCGGAGGGCATCTTAGAGCTTCGTCGTCTTCACGGTTTGATGGATGGAGCGGTGCTGCGGGCCTACGGCTGGGACGACCTCGCCGAGAGCGCTCGCTGTGAGTTCCTGCTCGACTACGAAGAGGAAGAAGACGATGCTGACGCGGGGCCGCCCGCAGCAAAGAAAAAGTCCAAAAAGAAAAAGCCCTGGCGTTTCCGCTGGCCCGACGAATTCCGCGACGAAGTCCTCGCCCGCCTCCTCGAACTCAACGAACAACGCCACAAAGAAGAACAACTGCTAGGCAAGCAGAAGGAAGAAGAGAAGAAAGAAAGCAAGGAAGATAAGAAGAAATCTAAAAAGCCGCAGAGAACCGAAGCAACGCCGCTATTTGATGAGCTCGATCGCGACGAAGCCGTCGTGCTGATGATCGTTCGCTACTTCGGCTTGATCACCCGGCGTGCCGTTGATGAAGCCTTCATTGCCATGCGATCACCGAAGCTCCGCAAGTCGCGGTTGGGTGTGGACGATCCGCCAAAGACGATCCCTCGTACCGACGCCGGACGTGACGCCTTGATCGGAGGTCTGATCGACAAGAAGTATCTGGAGAAGCATCCCAGCACGGCTCAACAGGTTCTGAAGATCGGATCGGTGCAACCGCCGCTTGGTGATCTATCCGCCGCCGATCAAACGGCACTGGAAGAAACCAAAGCGATCTTCGAGCGGGCAATCGAAGACGGCAACGATTTGGCAACTGTCAACGAGGGGGTGACCGATGCAAGACCCGGTCTTGTTTCCTCTGCATGA
- a CDS encoding four helix bundle protein, translating to MDASRTPWISGLARGANSSLCSVWSTKAGSTANSNCPPEKDTYLIQKGTLSWRGGWRVVSGVKRIVLQHVWRTVMTVQSYRDLEVWQKAMDLSVECYRVTKSFPKEELFGMTSQIRRAAASIPANIAEGQGRKGTKEFLNFLGIARGSLMEVETHLMLCQRVGLLPEPELKKLLSLSDQISRMLAGLRKSLERRVASGG from the coding sequence ATGGACGCTTCCCGGACACCATGGATCAGCGGTTTGGCGCGTGGAGCCAACTCATCACTCTGTTCCGTTTGGTCTACGAAGGCGGGCAGCACGGCGAATTCAAACTGCCCGCCCGAAAAGGATACCTATTTGATCCAGAAAGGTACCCTTTCTTGGAGGGGCGGGTGGAGAGTGGTGAGTGGAGTGAAAAGGATCGTGCTGCAACACGTGTGGAGAACCGTAATGACAGTACAGAGTTATCGGGACCTGGAGGTCTGGCAGAAGGCGATGGACCTGTCGGTGGAGTGCTATCGGGTGACCAAGTCGTTTCCGAAGGAAGAGCTATTCGGGATGACCAGCCAGATACGCCGAGCGGCGGCGTCGATTCCAGCGAACATCGCGGAGGGACAGGGTCGCAAGGGAACCAAAGAGTTCCTGAACTTTCTCGGGATCGCCAGGGGCTCGCTGATGGAAGTGGAGACGCATCTGATGCTATGCCAAAGAGTCGGGTTGCTACCGGAGCCGGAACTGAAGAAGCTCCTTTCGCTGAGCGACCAAATCAGCCGAATGCTGGCAGGACTTCGCAAATCATTGGAGAGAAGGGTGGCGAGTGGCGGGTGA
- a CDS encoding AAA family ATPase, whose protein sequence is MGKMKKTISIIAGPNGAGKSTFVESYLCRYVDCDEFLNADLIASGLSPFAPERQNLKASEIFLERLDELQSGSNSFALETTLAGRSYRRRIPAWRESGFAVTLFFLWLPSEEMAIERVAGRVAQGGHNIPEPDIRRRYSRGLSNLQHFYLHLVDDAWVLNGAVTPPRTIWRRLDGKSRVADSELWNAITSKWESES, encoded by the coding sequence ATGGGAAAAATGAAAAAAACGATCAGCATCATTGCGGGACCAAACGGCGCGGGCAAATCGACATTTGTCGAGAGCTACCTTTGCCGTTACGTTGACTGTGACGAGTTCCTCAATGCAGATCTAATTGCTTCAGGTTTATCGCCGTTTGCCCCGGAAAGACAAAATCTGAAAGCCTCGGAGATCTTTCTGGAGCGACTCGATGAATTGCAATCTGGTTCGAATAGTTTTGCTTTGGAAACTACCCTTGCCGGACGCAGTTACCGACGACGCATTCCAGCGTGGCGTGAGAGCGGATTTGCAGTCACGTTATTTTTCCTTTGGCTGCCCAGCGAAGAAATGGCAATTGAGCGCGTTGCAGGGCGAGTTGCCCAGGGCGGACACAATATCCCGGAACCCGATATTCGCCGCCGTTATTCGCGTGGTTTGAGTAATTTGCAGCACTTCTACCTACATCTCGTCGATGACGCATGGGTGCTGAACGGCGCGGTTACACCCCCTCGAACTATCTGGCGCCGCCTTGATGGCAAGTCGCGTGTGGCCGATAGCGAGCTATGGAACGCCATCACCTCTAAATGGGAAAGTGAATCATGA
- the drmD gene encoding DISARM system SNF2-like helicase DrmD, translating to MTTTIKTLQPGQIARIRQRTYLVEQIIKPKRVADSTLVKLSCVDDDNQGAPLEVLWEKELDPQVLTSEAWETIAAKGFDESKLFAAYLNTLKWNCVTSTDPKLFQSPFRAGIRLDAYQLEPLRKALLLPRVNLFIADDVGLGKTIEAGLIARELLLRKKVREIFVSCPPSMLLQWKEELEARFGLTFEILDKDYMKRVRRERGFSVNPWSTHTRFLISHRLLIDEAYAGPLRDHLGSFRSGSLFILDEAHHAAPSSGQKYAIDSQITRSVRDLAPRFEHRLFLSATPHNGHSNSFSALLEILDPQRFCRGVPVSAKHRDETIVRRIKEDIREIQGGFPKRRVVQVTIEGLPEDAPELKLSRLLNEYRQTREERLEKETKRKQAASGLLITGLQQRLLSSIEAFAKTLKVHRNTVKRQWDKHLKIDQQASDTGQLSFAAESPESYRVKSLDRAPSLRSADLLSGSVDSDDERATLTEEEMENEVAIQVEAVSAATVGPTGDVASKGLFSREQELLEQMTDVAEQSRSKTDARTEKLIQWIREHMCPDLGKKNAQWNDTRVLIFTEYDDTKRYLVNRLEAAIRGSDRADARINIFHGPTPPPKREEIKQAFNTDPRKHPVRILVATDAAREGLNLQAHCNNLFHFDVPWNPSRMEQRNGRIDRKLQAKDEVFCHYFVYTQRPEDRILQVLIRKTETIKKELGSLSQVIDAKLTKSMSLGIRHGTINDLEAEIDSTDIDEYHRAAIEDELEASRERQTELREQIDRLRTLLEKSRKSIGLSDEHFQSAISCSLALLGTETLDETKDDNGASCFTFPAIDQRSGADPTWAETMDTLRVPRKRDQKLWEWRRSSPIRPVVFEDPGVVGNDLVHLHLEQRVVQRLLGRFTAQGFVHHDLSRACFAQATDSIPRVILLGRLALYGEGAARLHEELIPVTARWSDPSIRKGPLSPYAKDAEAKTMGLLDDSLLKASGVKLTPAVTQQLQYAAAGDIRDLLPHLEIRGEEYAADAEKKLAARGTAEAKAMREILETQQKHISSTMKRISKLDPNQMRLDFGEIDDELLQLDANKRYWAKRLDELRGELKTEPDRIASIYNVQAKRIEPVGLVYLWPATG from the coding sequence ATGACAACCACCATCAAAACACTTCAGCCTGGGCAAATCGCTCGTATTCGCCAGCGAACCTACCTCGTCGAGCAGATCATCAAGCCGAAACGGGTCGCTGACAGCACGCTGGTGAAATTGTCCTGCGTCGATGACGACAACCAAGGCGCTCCGCTTGAAGTTCTTTGGGAAAAAGAGCTCGACCCGCAGGTGTTGACCAGTGAGGCCTGGGAAACGATCGCCGCAAAAGGTTTCGACGAATCAAAGTTATTCGCCGCTTACTTAAACACACTCAAGTGGAACTGCGTTACGTCGACCGACCCGAAACTGTTTCAGTCGCCGTTCCGAGCCGGCATCCGACTGGACGCCTACCAATTGGAGCCGCTACGCAAAGCGTTGCTGCTTCCTCGCGTCAATTTGTTCATCGCTGACGACGTCGGCCTGGGCAAAACGATCGAAGCTGGATTGATCGCACGCGAACTGCTCTTGCGTAAAAAGGTCCGCGAAATCTTTGTTTCCTGCCCGCCTTCCATGCTGCTGCAATGGAAAGAGGAATTGGAAGCTCGCTTCGGATTGACGTTCGAGATTCTCGACAAGGACTACATGAAGCGTGTTCGGCGTGAACGTGGATTCAGTGTAAACCCATGGAGTACACACACGCGTTTCCTGATCTCTCATCGTTTACTCATCGATGAAGCTTACGCTGGCCCACTGCGCGATCACCTTGGCTCGTTCCGTAGCGGATCGTTGTTCATTCTTGATGAAGCCCACCACGCCGCACCATCCAGCGGTCAGAAGTACGCCATCGACTCCCAAATCACCCGGTCGGTACGCGATTTGGCCCCACGTTTCGAGCATCGGCTGTTTCTGTCGGCGACGCCGCACAACGGCCATTCCAACAGTTTTTCGGCATTGTTGGAAATCCTCGACCCGCAACGCTTCTGTCGGGGCGTTCCCGTCTCCGCGAAGCACCGAGACGAAACCATCGTTCGCCGTATCAAAGAAGACATCCGCGAGATCCAGGGTGGCTTCCCCAAACGCCGGGTTGTTCAAGTCACGATCGAAGGGCTGCCGGAAGATGCCCCAGAACTCAAGCTCTCGCGTTTGCTTAACGAATACAGACAAACTCGTGAAGAGCGTCTTGAAAAAGAAACGAAACGCAAACAGGCGGCTTCTGGTTTGCTGATCACCGGGCTGCAGCAGCGCTTGCTTTCTTCCATCGAAGCTTTTGCGAAAACGCTAAAAGTGCATCGCAATACGGTCAAACGCCAATGGGACAAGCATCTCAAGATCGACCAACAAGCGAGTGATACAGGGCAATTGTCGTTCGCTGCTGAGTCACCTGAGTCGTATCGTGTCAAATCCCTCGATCGCGCTCCAAGCTTGCGTTCAGCCGACCTACTTTCCGGCAGCGTCGACAGCGATGACGAACGGGCGACGTTGACCGAAGAGGAAATGGAAAACGAGGTCGCAATACAGGTCGAAGCTGTCTCGGCCGCGACGGTCGGGCCAACCGGTGACGTGGCTTCCAAGGGGCTGTTCTCTCGTGAGCAGGAACTGCTCGAACAGATGACAGATGTCGCCGAGCAGTCGCGAAGCAAAACGGACGCTCGAACCGAGAAGCTGATCCAGTGGATCCGCGAACACATGTGTCCCGACCTCGGCAAGAAAAACGCCCAGTGGAACGACACCCGTGTGTTAATCTTTACCGAGTACGACGACACCAAACGCTATCTCGTCAATCGCTTGGAGGCGGCGATCAGAGGCAGCGACCGAGCGGATGCTCGGATCAATATTTTCCATGGTCCCACTCCACCACCCAAACGCGAAGAAATCAAACAGGCGTTCAACACCGACCCGCGCAAACATCCAGTACGAATTCTGGTCGCAACCGATGCCGCTCGTGAAGGCCTAAACCTGCAGGCTCACTGTAACAACCTGTTTCACTTTGATGTTCCTTGGAACCCTAGCCGGATGGAGCAGCGCAACGGGCGGATCGACCGAAAGCTGCAAGCCAAGGACGAAGTCTTCTGTCACTACTTCGTTTACACCCAGCGTCCCGAAGACCGAATCCTGCAAGTGTTGATTCGCAAGACGGAGACCATCAAGAAAGAGCTCGGAAGTCTATCGCAAGTCATCGACGCGAAACTGACCAAGTCCATGAGCCTCGGTATTCGCCACGGTACGATTAACGACCTCGAGGCAGAAATCGACTCCACTGATATTGACGAGTACCACCGTGCCGCGATCGAGGACGAACTTGAAGCGTCGCGAGAGCGTCAAACGGAGCTCCGAGAGCAAATAGACCGACTTCGGACGCTCCTTGAAAAGTCTCGCAAGAGTATCGGGTTGAGCGATGAACACTTTCAATCGGCGATTTCGTGTTCGCTGGCCCTACTCGGGACCGAGACGCTCGACGAGACGAAAGACGACAACGGAGCCAGCTGCTTTACCTTTCCAGCCATCGACCAACGTTCTGGTGCCGACCCGACTTGGGCCGAAACGATGGACACGCTGCGGGTGCCGCGAAAGCGAGACCAGAAACTGTGGGAGTGGCGGCGATCGTCGCCGATTCGTCCCGTTGTCTTTGAAGATCCCGGCGTCGTTGGTAACGACCTGGTTCACTTGCATCTTGAACAACGGGTCGTCCAGCGGTTGCTCGGTCGATTCACCGCTCAAGGCTTCGTCCATCACGACCTGTCGCGTGCATGCTTCGCTCAGGCCACGGACTCGATTCCCCGTGTCATCCTACTCGGACGATTGGCTCTATACGGTGAAGGAGCGGCTCGCTTGCACGAAGAGCTCATTCCCGTCACGGCCCGCTGGTCCGATCCGAGCATTCGGAAGGGGCCGCTCTCGCCGTACGCCAAAGACGCCGAAGCGAAGACAATGGGTTTGCTAGACGATTCCTTACTGAAAGCCAGCGGAGTCAAGCTGACACCTGCAGTCACGCAGCAACTGCAATACGCTGCTGCCGGTGACATTCGCGACCTGCTTCCTCATCTAGAAATTCGGGGCGAAGAGTACGCCGCTGACGCAGAGAAGAAACTGGCCGCGCGCGGTACTGCCGAAGCCAAGGCGATGCGAGAGATTCTGGAAACGCAACAGAAACACATTTCCAGCACGATGAAGCGGATCTCTAAGCTCGACCCGAATCAAATGCGACTCGACTTCGGTGAGATCGACGACGAACTACTGCAGCTCGATGCCAATAAACGCTACTGGGCAAAGCGTCTTGACGAATTGCGTGGCGAACTCAAAACCGAGCCCGATCGCATCGCCAGCATTTACAACGTCCAGGCCAAACGGATCGAACCGGTTGGATTAGTCTACCTCTGGCCGGCCACGGGGTAA
- a CDS encoding MerR family transcriptional regulator, whose translation MTKLCEYALTAEAAEILGVSQNTIRTWAKDGKIPVHRNPANGYRLFKRRDLDQFLKRIERSAKKPGK comes from the coding sequence ATGACCAAACTCTGTGAATACGCATTGACCGCTGAAGCAGCGGAAATACTAGGCGTGTCCCAAAACACCATCCGCACTTGGGCCAAGGACGGAAAGATTCCGGTTCATCGCAATCCGGCCAACGGTTATCGACTGTTTAAGCGTCGCGACCTGGATCAGTTCCTGAAACGAATTGAGCGTTCCGCCAAGAAGCCAGGAAAATAA